From Mycobacterium colombiense CECT 3035:
TCGTCGGTATCGGGCAACGTCGCGATCGGCATGCGTAATCCCATCGCGCCGCCACTGGTGATTCATCACGAGGCCGACGGCGAGGTGTGGACCGAGATCGTGCTGGGCGCCGCCTATGAGGGCCCGCCCGGTCATGTGCACGGCGGGATGTGTGCCTTGATTCTCGACCACGTGCTCGGCGCAACCGCGCACCGGCCCGGGAGCCCGGCCTACACCGGCACGCTGACGGTGCGCTACGAGCGCGGAACGCGGCTGGGTCCGATACGAGCAAGTGCGCGGGTCGAGCGGGTCGAGGGCGCAAAGACTTTCGCGGTGGGACACATTGCCGACGGGCAAGGAATCACGGTCATCGCCGAGGGTGTGTTCATCATCCCCAAAACAGCCGTCCCATGATGGCCGCGGCCGGTCAGTGTGGGGCTGTGGCGCCGTTTTCTTGTTCGCGTTTGATTTCTAGGGCGATGTCGATGAGTTGGTCTTCTTGGCCGCCGATGAGTTTGCGCTGGCCGGCGCGGTGCAGGAGTTGGTGGGCGGGTACGCCGTAGCGTTCGGATTGGCGGATGGCGTGTTTGAGGAAGCTGGAATATACCCCGGAGTAGCCCATGATCAGGGCGTTGCGGTCGAGTAGGCACTCGGCGGGCATGGCCGGGGCGACGACTTCTTCGGCGGCGTCGGCGATGTCGAAGAAATCGATGCCGGTCTTGACGCCGATCTTGTCGAACACCCCGATGAGGGCCTCGACGGGCGCGTTGCCGGCACCGGCGCCGAACCGGCGGCACGAGCCGTCGATCTGCTTGGCCCCGGCGCGGACGGCCTCCACGCTGTTGGCCACCCCGAGCCCGAGGTTCTCGTGGCCGTGGAAGCCGACTTGGGCGTCGTCGCCGAGTTCGGCGACCAGCGCGGCGACCCGGTCACGCACGCCCTCGAGGACCAGCGCCCCGGCCGAATCGACCACATACACGCACTGGCAGCCGGCGTCGGCCATGATGCGGGCCTGGGCGGCCAGTTTCTCCGGTGAGATGGTGTGGCTCATCATCAAGAACCCGACGGTTTCTAGGCCGAGTTCGCGGGCCAGGCCGAAGTGCTGGATCGAGACGTCGGCCTCGGTGCAGTGCGTGGCGATCCGGCAGATCTCCCCGCCGTTGTTCTGGGCCTCTTTGATGTCTTCTTTGGTGCCCACCCCGGGCAGCATCAAAAAGGCGATCTTGGCCGCTGTGGCGGTCTGGGCGGCGAGCTTGATCAGCTCCTGTTCGGGGGTCTTGGAGAACCCGTAGTTAAAGCTCGACCCACCCAGGCCGTCGCCGTGGGTGACCTCGATGACCGGCACCCCCGCGGTGTCCAGGGCGGCCACGATCGCGCCCACTTCGTCTTTGGTGAACTGGTGGCGCTTGTGGTGGGAGCCGTCGCGCAACGACGTGTCGGTCAGCCGGATGTCCCAGACCGGATCGAAGAAAATGTCTTGGGTGCTCATGATTGCGCTCCTTTAGCCGTCGCGCTCAACGACTCTTTGGCGATCTGTTCGCCGACCTTGGTGGCCGCGGCGGTCATGATGTCCAGATTTCCAGCGTAAGGCGGCAAATAGTCGCCCGCACCCTCGACCTCGACGAACGTGGTGACCAGCGCCTGACCCCCCGAGTGCAGCGACGGATCGTCGAACTGGGGCTCGTTGAGCAACCGGTAGCCCGGCACATAGGACTGCACCTCGGCCACCACGTCATGGATGGACTGGGCGATCGCGGCCCGGTCGGCGTCTTCCGGGATGGCGCAAAAGATGGTGTCGCGCATGATCATCGGCGGATCGGCCGGGTTCAAGATGATGATCGCCTTACCGCGCTGGGCGCCGCCGATGGTCTCCACGCCTTTGCTGGTGGTCTTGGTGAACTCATCGATGTTGGCCCGCGTCCCCGGGCCGGCCGACAGCGACGCCACCGAGGCCACGATCTCGGCGTACGGCACCTCGACGACGCGGGAGACCGCGTACACGATCGGGATCGTGGCCTGACCACCGCAGGTGATCATGTTGACGTTGGGGGCGTCCACATGCGCGCGCAGGTTGGCCGGCGGGATCACCGCCGGCCCCACCGCGGCCGGCGTCAAGTCGATGGCCCGGATCCCGGCGGCCTCATACTTCGGCGCGGCGTCGCGATGCACATAGGCACTGGTCGCCTCGAACACCAGATCAGGCTTCTCAGGCTGGGCCAACAACCAGTCCACCCCCTCGTGGGTGGTCTCCAAACCCAGCTTGCGGGCCCGGGCCAAACCCTCACTGTCCGGGTCGATACCCACCATCCAGCGCGGTTCCAGCCACTCCGATCGCAACAACTTATAGAGCAGGTCAGTGCTGATATTCCCCGACCCGACAATGGCCACACTCGCCTTAGCCGGCATGAATCCTCCTCTATTCCAACGACAATCGGACCGAACCCAGCCCGGTAAACTCCGCGACGAACTCGTCACCGGGACGGGCGTCGATCGCCCGGGTGCAGGATCCGGGCAGCACCACGTCGCCCTTGCGCAGCCGCACACCGAAGCCGTCCACCTTGCGGGCCAGCCAAGCCACCGCGGTGACCGGGTTGCCCAGCACCGCGTCGGTCCGGCCTTCGGCGACCACCTCGCCGTTGCAGCGCAACACCGCGTCAATCCCCTTGACGTCGATGTCCTGCGGTGAAACGCGCGCCGCACCGAGCACGAAACCCGCCGACGAGGCGTTGTCGGCGATGGTGTCGCACAGTTCGATCTGCCAGTCGGTGATCCGAGTGTCGATCAGCTCAATCGACGGCACCAACGCCTCGGTCGCCGCCAACACATCGTCCTCGGTGCACCCCGCCCCCGGCAGATCCGCATTCAACACGAACCCCACTTCGACCTCCACCCGCGGGTACAGGTAGCGGTTCGCCTTGACCGGGGTGTCCTCGAACAACTGCATCTCGTCGAGCAGATGCCCATAGTCCGGCTCATCGACACCCATCATCTGCTGGATCGCCTTGCTCGACAGGCCCACCTTGTGGCCCAGCACCCGGGCCCCCTCCGCGACCCTCTGGCGGATATTGATCAGCTGAATCTCATAGGCGTCGACGACATCGATGTCCGGATGGGCCGCAGTAAGCGGGGCGATCGGCTCACCGCTCCGCTCGGCCTGCGCCAAGTCCGCAGCCAGCTCGTCACGCACCTCACGGCTGAGCATGGCACCCAGGCGCCTCGTCACCCGCCGAGGCCATGGCCTTGACATCCATGCCGCCAAGCGAGCCCATCCCGACTTCTGCATTGTGCGCGTGGGCGAGGTGATGCAGGCCGAAGACGGCGTCCATGCCGTTGCGTAACCCCATCTGATCCTCACACTGGTTGATCGATCGCTTCGTCAACGCCAGACCGAAGCGTGGCATCTTTGCGATATGCGCTGCGAGCCGCAGTGTTTCGCGTTCCAGCTCGAGACGCGGAACCACCCGGTTGACCATGCCGACCGCGTAGGCGCGCCGAGCGTCGAACCTGTCGCCGGTGAATAGGATCTCCTTGGCGAACCGTGGTCCCAGCACCCAGGGATGAGCGAAGTACTCGACGCCAGGGATGCCCATCCGCACGACGGGGTCGCTGAAAAAGGCGTCCTCGGCGGCCACGATCAGATCGCAGATCCAGGCCAGCATCAGGCCGCCGGCGATACAAGCGCCCTGCACCATGGCGATGGTGGGCTTGGGAATCTCGCGCCAGCGTCGGCACATCCCCAGGTAGACCTCCATTTCGCGGGCGAAGCGCTGATCGCCGCCCGGTTTGCCGACATGGTCCCACCACAGCACGGCGCGATTGTCGTAACTGACGTGGTGGTCGCGGCCGGGAGTCCCGATATCGTGCCCCGCGCTGAAATGCTCGCCGGCGCCCGCCAAGACGATCACGCTCGCCGCGTCGTCCTCGACCGCCCGTTGGAACGCGGCGTCGAGGGCATAGGTCATCGCCGAGTTCTGTGCGTTGCGAAATCGCGGACGATTCATGGTGATAACGGCAACGCCGGCGGTCACCCGGTAAGTGACCACTTCATCTTCGTTTGGTGCGTCCATCCGCTGCCTTCCCGCATGACGCTGTAAGTGCCGACCATCATCGATGCGGCTCGGCGGCGCATCGGGCTGGGTGTCCGCCCACCGGGAGCCATTCCGGTCACGGTCCAGGCGAACAGTGCGATGCCGCCGCGCGAGTGATCCGATGTCTGGGTGGTATCCCCACGTGGACTATCACGAGACAGGCCGACGTTTGGTTGCTGCGGGGGCGACCGGGCTGAGGGCCGGCTCCCGCACAAGAACCCGTGATTCCTACATCCGCACCAGCGCAAAGGGATAGGTAGAGCTTCCCCCAGGCGCCCCGTTGCATCCGGTGGCAAACGACGAGTCGAGGGAACCGGCCAACGTCATGGCATCCCATGAGTAGACGTCGTGTGTGGGAATGACCGGGCCGTAGTAGACGTCGCCACATCGCAGCCCGTCCGGCACGTCGACGGCCAAGGTGTAACGGCCGTCGACGAATTGCGCCGAACCGCGGTACTCGAAAGCCTTTGCCACGGGCCGTGGTATCGCCTGGACGGTTACGCAGTTACCGAGGCACGACGAGATCGCCCACACCCAGGTGTGAAAGTCGTATCTGCCGGTGATCGCGAGCTCGTAGTTGCCGGTGCGCATCTCGGCGTGCGCGGCGGGTGCGAAAAGCATCGCCGCCGGCGCGAACCAAATAGTCAGCGTCAACGCCATCACGCGGGCGCGTCGAGTTGTTTGCGGCGTCATGTGGATACCACCGCCCGGCAGTCGTATCGGGCATGCCGGCTGTGGCGACAGGTCACCCAGCGATACTGTGCCGCCGCGCCAGTGTCATCTGTCAGTCCTCCCGGTAGGCGGGACACACCGTGTTGCTCACGTCACGAATCCGGGAAGGTTTCGGCCGGGCTGTTCGTCGGCGCGGCTGGACGTGTTGGGTTTTGACCGCGGTGACAAGGATATAAGAGGAGTCGGTTCGAGTGGTGACCAAGGCGTCAGCCCGCTTGTCGCTGCGACTTCCGAAGCTCGGCGGGAACGCGGGTGGCCCTTTCCAGGCCATCGGTGGTCTGGTCGCGATGGCGGCCGATGCGGCAAAGTTTCTCTTCCGCAGGCCGTTTCAGGGGCGTGAGTTTCTGGAGCAGTCCTGGTTCGTCGCGCGTGTGTCGATGATGCCGACGCTTCTGGTGGCCATCCCGTTCACGGTGCTGGTCAGCTTCACGCTGAACATCCTGCTGCGCGAGTTGGGTGCGGCCGATTTGTCCGGGGCGGGCGCGGCCTTCGGCGCGGTCACCCAGGTGGGTCCATTGGTCACGGTGTTGATCGTGGCCGGCGCGGGCGCCACGGCGATGTGTGCGGACCTCGGCTCACGAACCATCCGCGAGGAGATCGACGCGCTGGAAGTGTTGGGCATCAATCCGATTCAGCGACTGGTGGCACCGCGCATGCTGGCGTCGGGGGTGGTGGCACTCCTGCTCAACAGCGTGGTCTGCATCATCGGCATACTGGGCGGCTATTTCTTTTCGGTGTTCGTCCAGCAGGTCAACCCGGGAGCATTCGCCGCCGGTATCACCCTGTTGACCGGAATTCCCGAACTCATCATCTCGTCGGTCAAAGCTCTGCTGTTCGGTCTGGTCGCGGGTTTGGTCGCCTGCTATCGCGGCCTGACGATCACCGGCGGTGGCGCCAAGGCGGTCGGCAACGCCGTCAACGAGACCGTGGTGTACGCGTTCATGTCGCTTTTCGTCATCAACGTGGTCGTCACGGCCATCGGTATTCAGATGACGGCGAAGTAGGCAACCAGTGGCGTTACAAGCGACGTATCCGGGCCTGGCTCGGGAAATAGGCAAACCGGTTGCTGCGCTGGCCGGGATCGGTGATCACGCCGTGTTTTACGGAAGGTCGATCGCCGGGGCGCCGTTTGCGGTCACCCGCTACCGACGAGAGATCATTCGTCTGGCCGCTGAAATCAGCATGGGTTCAGGGACATTGGCGATGATCGGTGGCACGGTCGTCATCGTCGGATTTCTCACCTTGGCAACCGGTGGGACGCTGGCGATCCAGGGGTACAGCTCGCTGGGCAATATCGGTATCGAGGCGTTGACCGGGTTTTTGGCTGCGTTCATCAATGTCCGGATCTCGGCGCCCATCGTCGCCGGTATCGGCTTGGCGGCGACTTTCGGTGCCGGGGTGACCGCCCAGCTGGGCGCGATGCGGATCAACGAGGAGATCGACGCGCTGGAAAGCATGGGCATCCGGCCCGTGTCGTACTTGGTCAGCACCCGGCTCATCGCGGGGATGCTGGCGATCACACCGTTGTATTCGATCGCGGTGATCTTGTCGTTTGTCGCAAGTCAATTCACGACAGTGGTGGTGTTAGGGCAATCGGGGGGCTTGTACGGTCACTATTTCTCGACCTTCCTGAACCCGACTGATTTGGTGTGGTCGTTTCTGCAGGCAATCCTCATGGCTTTGGCCATCCTCTTGATCCACACGTACTACGGCTATTTCGCGAGCGGGGGCCCGTCGGGCGTGGGTGTGGCGGTGGGTAATGCGGTGCGGACCTCGCTGATCGTTGTCGTCTCGGTGACCCTGCTGGTCTCGTTGGCCATCTATGGGGCCAACGGAAACTTCAACCTGTCGGGCTAGGGAGGAAACCTGTTTTGAACTCCGCTGTGCGCCCGCTACTCGGACTTGTCATCATCGGCGCGATCGGTGCGATCGTGGCGGGAACCGTCTTCCTGTTTCAGGGCGGTGCCTCGGAATCGGTTCCGGTCACCGTGATGTCGCCGCGCGCCGGGCTGGTGATGAATCCGGACGCCAAGGTGAAGCTGCACGGCGCGCAGGTCGGCAAGGTCTCCTCGATCGAAAACCTGCCGGACGGGCGGGCGGCCATTCATCTGGCGATGGATCCGGCATGGCTGCATCTGATCCCGGCGAACACGCGAGTAGACATCGAATCGACCACCGTCTTCGGATCGAAATTCGTTCAGCTGATACCACCACCGGATCCCTCTCCGCGATCGTTGACGGCGGGTCAAATCCTGGACTCCGAGCATGTGACGGTCGAAATCAACACGGTGTTCCAACAGCTGGTTTCGGTGCTGTCGCAAATCGAACCAGAGAAGCTGAACGAAGCCCTGGGCGCGCTCGCGCAGGCTATGAGCGGCCGCGGCGCAAAGTTTGGTCGCACGTTGGCCGATCTCGACACGCTCCTGACCAAAATCGACCCCAGCCTTCTTACCCTGAGCCGTGAAATGGCAGTGGCGCCAGGTGTGCTCCGGGCGTATGCCGATGCGGGCCCGGATCTTGTCAGGACAATCGAAAACGGCACCCGCGTCAGCGACACGGTGGTCGACCGGCAGCGGGATCTGGACGCACTGCTGATCAGCGCGATCGGGTTGGCCGACATCGGAAACGACCTGTTGGCAACCAACGCGAAGCCGCTGGAGACCGTCCTGCATTCGCTGACTCCCACCACTGACCTGACCAATGAATACCACCAGGCCCTCACCTGCGGCCTGGCCGGCCTGAAACCGTTGGCCACCGGCCCACCGCTGCCCGTGCCGGGGGTGCTGTTGCTGGATTCGTTTCTGCTGGGCACCGAACGTTATCGGTATCCGCAGAACCTGCCCAAGGTCGCGGCGACCGGCGGTCCGCAGTGTATGGGCCTACCGAATGTCGGCTTCGGACAGCGGCCCCCGTATCTCGTCACCGACATCGACGCCAACCAGGCACAGTACGGAAACCAGGGAATCTTGTTGAACTCCAACCGTCTCAAGCAAATGCTGTTCGGCCCAATCGACGGTCCGCCACGCAACACCCCGCAGATCGGGCAGCCCGGATGAGAGGAGGGGGCGGGACTGCCGTCAAGTTCGGAGCCTTCGCCGTGGTGACGCTGCTGTTGACCGCGGCCCTGTTCGCGATTCTCGGGCAATACCGCACGGGTGCGACCAACGGCTACTCGGCCGTGTTCACAGACGCATCCAGTCTGAAGCCGGGAGATTCGGTGCGCGCCGCAGGAATTCGGGTGGGGACGGTCGACGGCGTCGTCCTGCAGCCGGACAACTCGGTGCTGGTGGCATTCGATGCCGACCGCGCGGTGATGCTCACCACCAGCACCAGGGTCGCGGTGCGCTACCTCAATCTGGTCGGTGACCGCTACCTCGAGCTGCTCGATGCGCCCGGTTCCGCGTCGATCCAAGCGCCCGGTTCACGGATCCCGCGAAACCGCACCGAGCCGGCACTGGACCTGGATTTGCTGCTCGGCGGACTCAAACCGGTGATCCAGGGGCTCAACCCGCAAGCGGTCAATGCGCTGACCAACTCGCTGCTGCAAATTTTGCAGGGCAGCAGCGGCGATGTGGAGTCGCTGTTCGCCAAGACCTCGTCGTTTTCGAATGCGTTGGCAGACAACGATACTGTGGTGCAGCGACTGATCGACAATCTCAACGAGGTGCTCGCCACGGTCGCCAAGGACGGCGACAGGTTTTCCGGGACCGTGGATCGCCTCCAACAACTCATTGCCGGGCTATCGCAGGACCGCGACCCCATCGGTGACGCCATCACGGCACTGGACAGCGGGACCGCATCGTTGGCGGACCTGCTAACCCAGGCGCGTGCACCGTTGGCCGGAACCGTTGGCCAACTCAATCGGCTGGCTCCGCTGCTCGACAATGACAAGGCGCGACTGGACCTTTCATTGCAGCGCGCTCCGGAAAACTATCGCAAACTCGTCCGCCTGGGCGCGTACGGAAGTTTCATCAACCAATACCTGTGTGGAATTTCCATTCGGGTCAGCGACCTTCAAGGCCGCACCGCGGTATTCCCATGGATCACCCAAAACACCGGAAGGTGCGGGGAGCCCTGATGCTCAAATATCGCGGAGCTCACCTGATCCGGGCCGGCTTCATCGGCTTCGTGCTGGTTGTGCTGATCATCGTCATCGGATTGCGCTCCCAGCAGTTGGTGTCGATGGCCACGTCGATCCGGTACCAAGCGCTGTTCGCCGAAGCCGGTGGCCTGACCGCCGGCAACGACGTCCGGGTGTCGGGCGTCAAACTGGGAACGGTCTCCGACGTCGCGCTCAGTCACGGCAAAGCACTGGTGACCTTCACCCTGGACGCGAAGGTGCGCCTCGGATCGCGCACCACCGCGCACATCAAGACGGGGACGGTGCTGGGTGCGCGGATGCTGGCGGTGGAGCCGGCGGGTAGCCGAGTCCTGCATTCGTCCGACGTCATCCCGCTGTCTCAGACCTCATCGCCCTACTCGCTGACGGATGCCGTCAGCGACTTCGCCGGCAACACCGCCGACACGGACACCGGTTCGCTCAACCGGTCGCTGGACACGCTGGCCGAAACGATCGACCGGATTGCGCCGCGCCTGGGATCCACATTCGACGGGCTGAGCCGGCTGTCGCGCTCGCTGAACGGCAGAAACGACTCACTGGCCAACCTGCTCAAGAGCGCCGCCGATGTGACCGGGGTCCTGTCTGCGCGCAGCCAACAGGTCAACACCTTGCTGCTCGACGCCAACGACCTGATGGGGGTCTTGAAGCAACGCCGCTACGCAGTCGTCAATCTGCTGGCCAACACTTCGGCGCTCGCCAAGGAGTTGTCCGGGATGGTGGCCGACAACGAAAAGGAACTGGCACCGACCCTGAAGCAACTCAACTCGGTCACCGCGATGCTGGAGAAGAATCGGGACAACATCGCCAAGGCGATCGTCGGCCTGGCGAAATACCAGGTGACGCAGGGGGAGTCGGTCAACAATGGCTTCTACTACAACGCCTTCGTCGGAAACCTGTTGCCGGCACAGGCCCTGCAGCCGTTCCTCGACTACGCCTTCGGATTCCGGCGAGGCACCAACGCGGGCCAACCACCCGACAATGCCGGCCCGCGAGCTGAATTCCCGTGGCCGCACAACGGTATCCCGGGAGGACGATGATGCGGGCGCGGCCACCGTGGATCACCAAGGTGCTGATGTCGATCCTGATAGGGCTTATCGTTTGCGGCACAACGTTCCTGGTGCATCTGGAGTTCTTCGGGCCCAAGATCATCACCGCATATTTCAGCTCGGCGACGGCGATCTATCCCGGGGACGAGGTGCGAGTCGTCGGCGTCAAAGTGGGCACCATCAAATCGATTGAACCGCAGGGGACCCAGGCCAGGATGACCCTCGCCGTCGACCACGACGTGCCGATCCCGGCGAACGCGAAAGCAGTGATCGTGGCGCAGAACCTCGTCGCGGCCCGTTACGTTCAGCTGACGCCGGCCTACGATGCCGGCGGTTCCGGAGGTCCTGTCATGGCCGACGGTGCGGTGATCGGCGTGGAGCGCACCGCGGTGCCCGTGGAGTGGGACGAAGTCAAGACGCAACTGATGCGACTGGCGACGGACCTGGGCCCGACCAACGGAGTATCGGCCACGTCGCTCGGCCGCTTCATCGACAGCGCCGCCAATGCCATGGCGGGCAATGGGGACAAGCTGCGGCAGGCCATCGGCCAGCTCTCCACCGTGGGTCGCGTCCTGGCCGCAGGCAGTGGCAACGTCACGGAAATCATCCAGAACCTGCAGATCTTCGTGGCGGCGCTGCGCGCCAGCAACGTTCAGATTGTGCAGTTTCAAGACCGGCTCGCCACCGTGAGCAGCATCGTCGACGACAACCGGTCGGATCTGGACGCCGCGCTCACCAACCTCTCCTCAGCGGTCGGCGAGGTAAAGCGATTCATCGCCGGAAGCAGGGACCAGACCGCAGAGCAGATCTCGCGACTGGCCAACGTGACTCAGAATCTGGCCGACAACCGCATGGGGGTGGAGAACCTGTTACATGTGGCACCCAACGCGATCGCCAACGGCTACAACATCTACAGCCCCGACAGCGGGACGGCCCGAGGGGCCTTCGCGATGTCGAACTTCGCCAATCCGGTGACACTGGTGTGCTCGGCAATCGGGGCCGTCAAGAACGCCACCGCAACCGAGACCGGCAAATTGTGCGCGCAATACCTCGGCCCGGCGCTGCGTTTGATCAACTTCAACTACCTGCCGATACCGTTCAATGCCTACCTGGCCAAATCGCCGAGCCCGGGAAATCTCGTGTACTCCGATCCGAAACTGGCTCCCGGTGGGTCCGGCGGAGTCCCCCCGATCCCGTCCGAACCGCCGGCGGTATCGGCGTACACGGGTGCCGATGACATACCGCCGCCTGCTGGGTGGGGGATGCCGCCCGGCCCGCCGGGAGCCTATGCGCCCAACGGATTACCGGCTGATCCCTCGCCCGCGTTGTTCCCGGGTGCGCCGGTTCCACCCGGGGTGCCCAGGGCGGCGCAACCGGCGCCCGCGCCGGGCAATCTGCGGGACATGTTGCTACCGGCCCAGTCCCAGCCGCCGGTGGCTGCCACGGCGCAGCCGGGCGGGGGGACACAGTGACGGGCGCCCGATCCTTGCGTCGGTTGACGGCGATCACGTCGTGGGTGGTGATGACCGCGACCGGATGCGCATTCGACGGGCTGAATTCGCTGCCTCTGCCCGGCACCGCCGCGCATGGTCCGGACGCGGCGACCTACCACGTCGAGATCGCCAATGTCGGTACACTCGAATCGAATTCGCCGGTGCTGATCCATGATGTCGTCGTCGGCAGCGTAGGCAAGATGACGCTGCGGAACTGGCACGCCGACGTCGAGATCTCGGTGCGTCCGGATGCGGTGGTGCCGGCCAACGCGGTGGCCAGTGTCGGCCAAACCAGCCTGTTGGGTTCGATGCACCTGGCGCTGGACCCGCCGCCGGGCCAGCCGGCGACCGGCAGACTCAAACCCGGAGCGACCATCGGTCTGCAACGCTCGTCGACGTATCCGTCCACCGAGCAGACTCTGTCCTCGCTGTCGGTCGTCGTCAACGGCGGCGGCCTGGGGAAGGTAGGCGTTCTGGTCAATGAGTTCAACGCCGCACTGGGCGGGCGGGAGGACAAGATCCGGGATCTGCTGACCCGCCTCGATGACTTCGTCGGCGTTCTGGACACGCAGCGCGACAATATCAACGCATCCATCACGGCACTCGACGCACTCGCAGGCACCGTGGCAGGGCAGCGGGGTGTCATCACCACTGCGCTGCAACGCATTCCGCCCGCGTTGGACGTGCTGATCAAAGAACGTCCACGGATCACGACTGCGTTGGACAAATTCCGGGTGTTCAGCAACACGGCGACCGGAGTGGTCAGATCAACTCAAGCCGATCTGGTCCAGAACCTCAAAAACCTGGAACCGACCGTGCGCGCCCTCGCCGACGTCGGCCCCAGCCTGGACACGGTTCTCGCCTTCGCGCCTGCCTATCCGTACCCGCAGAACTTTATCGACCGCGCGATCCGGGGCGACTATTTGAATGAGTTCATCACGTTCGATTTCACGATTCCGCGGCTCAAGAGGGGGCTGTTGCTGGGCACCCGGTGGGGGCAGGAGGGCGCCCAGTTGGTCCCCGCGCCCGGGGATCCCTGGTACAGCACCTTCACCAAGGACCCGCTCAACGCGCCGCTCACCGCGCCACCGAGCGCCGTGGCGGTGCCGTCGGCGACCGGCCTGGCAACGGCCGCCGCACCGGTCACGGCCCTACCAGTGACGAAGGCGCCGGTCCCGGCGCCGACCGATTTCGTGCCCTTGGACGTGGGGGACCGCTGATGTTGACGCGTTTCGTCCGAATCCAGCTGATCATTTTCACGATCGCGTCGGTCATCGGCATGACCGTGATGGTCGTCGAGTACCTGCAGGTGCCCATCCTGCTGGGGGTCGGCCGCATCACGGTCACGCTGGAATTGCCCGGCACCGGTGGGCTGTACCGGTTTTCGAACGTGACCTACCGGGGGGTGGAGGTCGGAAAAGTCACCGATGTGCGGCCCACCCGCACGGGCGCGGAGGCGACGCTGTCGTTGAAGACCGCCCCGAAGATCCCTGCGAATCTGCACGCGGCCGTCCTCAGTGTGTCCGCGGTGGG
This genomic window contains:
- a CDS encoding MCE family protein, encoding MTATGCAFDGLNSLPLPGTAAHGPDAATYHVEIANVGTLESNSPVLIHDVVVGSVGKMTLRNWHADVEISVRPDAVVPANAVASVGQTSLLGSMHLALDPPPGQPATGRLKPGATIGLQRSSTYPSTEQTLSSLSVVVNGGGLGKVGVLVNEFNAALGGREDKIRDLLTRLDDFVGVLDTQRDNINASITALDALAGTVAGQRGVITTALQRIPPALDVLIKERPRITTALDKFRVFSNTATGVVRSTQADLVQNLKNLEPTVRALADVGPSLDTVLAFAPAYPYPQNFIDRAIRGDYLNEFITFDFTIPRLKRGLLLGTRWGQEGAQLVPAPGDPWYSTFTKDPLNAPLTAPPSAVAVPSATGLATAAAPVTALPVTKAPVPAPTDFVPLDVGDR
- a CDS encoding MCE family protein, which codes for MLKYRGAHLIRAGFIGFVLVVLIIVIGLRSQQLVSMATSIRYQALFAEAGGLTAGNDVRVSGVKLGTVSDVALSHGKALVTFTLDAKVRLGSRTTAHIKTGTVLGARMLAVEPAGSRVLHSSDVIPLSQTSSPYSLTDAVSDFAGNTADTDTGSLNRSLDTLAETIDRIAPRLGSTFDGLSRLSRSLNGRNDSLANLLKSAADVTGVLSARSQQVNTLLLDANDLMGVLKQRRYAVVNLLANTSALAKELSGMVADNEKELAPTLKQLNSVTAMLEKNRDNIAKAIVGLAKYQVTQGESVNNGFYYNAFVGNLLPAQALQPFLDYAFGFRRGTNAGQPPDNAGPRAEFPWPHNGIPGGR
- a CDS encoding MCE family protein; translated protein: MRARPPWITKVLMSILIGLIVCGTTFLVHLEFFGPKIITAYFSSATAIYPGDEVRVVGVKVGTIKSIEPQGTQARMTLAVDHDVPIPANAKAVIVAQNLVAARYVQLTPAYDAGGSGGPVMADGAVIGVERTAVPVEWDEVKTQLMRLATDLGPTNGVSATSLGRFIDSAANAMAGNGDKLRQAIGQLSTVGRVLAAGSGNVTEIIQNLQIFVAALRASNVQIVQFQDRLATVSSIVDDNRSDLDAALTNLSSAVGEVKRFIAGSRDQTAEQISRLANVTQNLADNRMGVENLLHVAPNAIANGYNIYSPDSGTARGAFAMSNFANPVTLVCSAIGAVKNATATETGKLCAQYLGPALRLINFNYLPIPFNAYLAKSPSPGNLVYSDPKLAPGGSGGVPPIPSEPPAVSAYTGADDIPPPAGWGMPPGPPGAYAPNGLPADPSPALFPGAPVPPGVPRAAQPAPAPGNLRDMLLPAQSQPPVAATAQPGGGTQ
- a CDS encoding MCE family protein, with translation MRGGGGTAVKFGAFAVVTLLLTAALFAILGQYRTGATNGYSAVFTDASSLKPGDSVRAAGIRVGTVDGVVLQPDNSVLVAFDADRAVMLTTSTRVAVRYLNLVGDRYLELLDAPGSASIQAPGSRIPRNRTEPALDLDLLLGGLKPVIQGLNPQAVNALTNSLLQILQGSSGDVESLFAKTSSFSNALADNDTVVQRLIDNLNEVLATVAKDGDRFSGTVDRLQQLIAGLSQDRDPIGDAITALDSGTASLADLLTQARAPLAGTVGQLNRLAPLLDNDKARLDLSLQRAPENYRKLVRLGAYGSFINQYLCGISIRVSDLQGRTAVFPWITQNTGRCGEP